Genomic DNA from Lactuca sativa cultivar Salinas chromosome 8, Lsat_Salinas_v11, whole genome shotgun sequence:
gtttgggtctttcaaaaatacgaaagttggggtctttcacaTAGATTCTCTTATATTTTACAAAACTACCCCTTCCAAGTTACAACGACCATCCATTACATGCTTTCACTCTAGGAAGCTTATGGTCATTTACATATGACATGTCTAAAATATCTCAATCATCAAAGTTTTCCATCTATCACAATAACTTATGATTTCAAAGATCAAAGATTCAAAGTCACAACAACATGATCTAAATTTTCTGCAATAATCAAAGAATTCAATCACTATAATCCGTTGTTTGCCCGTTTCAAGTAAAACATAGATTTTCTTACTAATGTTAAAACAAACCTTTTGAAATATTCCTTTAACGTCAACGGACGTTATCTTGAACTTGATACCTTTtgaaaaccacatggaccattttttaaaatttttcttaAGTTAATTTCTAATCTTTCTAAATTAGCTTATCGATGATCTAAATTGGCATACAATTTCACTGTCAAATGTAGAAACATGTGTTTAATGTATTGATTGTTTAGCACCAAAATGATGTTTGAATTCCAATCAACCTCTAAAATGGTGGGGTTCAGACACTTACCAAATATaattacgggcttagacactaatccaacatgtttTCCACTTTCACTTTTTAACagttttactttttaaaataataaaattaacagGTAATTATCACCCTCTAATCGGTCCCTTTTAATACCATTTTAATACCTTGATGTCTCTTCATTCAGTAATCTCATTTTTTCATTTActtcttattaaaaaaaaatggagaatttcatatatgcccttcttaaacatcaaaatatcatatttatccaacttattttctaaatatcatatttacccggCATAAaaattctaaatatcatatttacccttcataaaatttcaaatatcatatatgtcctttttaaacatcaaaatatcatatatgcccttcttaaatatcatatatatactttttaaacattaaaatatcaATGGTAATATCTAAAATATCCTCCATCTATAACATGATAATAATCAACAACAAAAATTAAACTATCAAAATATACATTCCATAGAGAGGGTTGAAGATGAATCTATTTGTTTGTTAAGAGGACGACATTTCAACAATTTAGAAGTTCACATTCCATTTTCATAGACGTaaggttaatatgattaaaattttgaattattataataattttaaggtataaaaaatgattatagaaTATTAAAACCATTATAAAAAGGGATTtaggcaaatatgatattttgaaggtttatgaagggtaaatatgatatttagaaattaaagtgggcaaatatgatattttgaagtttAAGAGGGACATATATGCATATATGAAATTctcaaaaagaagaagaagaagaagaagaaatatgTTCTATATCATTCTCGATATTATCTCACACTCCGTCAATCCTTTCTCGCTCCATTTATCTCTCGTTAACTAAAGATGTGAATCATCGATGATTCATCAAGAAAAGAGGATTTCAACAAGTTTATAGACATGGGGATTTCTACCAGGTTTGACAATTTTGGAGTAATTAGGTGCTAAATAGCAACCACATCGTAGACCGGGGCTATTTGGGGGTTTTATCTTCATGTTCTCTCTTTTCTTTGTTTGTCCCCTTAGACCATCTCCAACTCACCTCCATCCCCCCCACCCCCAAAAAAAATGGAGTAAAAATGAGAcaaatagtgtttcatctccaaccctactcTATTTTTTACCCCCAAAAAATATATTTCATTATTCCAACTTACATAGATTGTCAAACACACCCTATACtaatttagttttaacaaatatataatctatatttttttcattacattaatattaaatacaaaagattatatttataataaataaataaatattatatatgcatttataaaaatattacacATACAcacttttaaataaatattaaataaataaataatagtattgtcacttgttggtttttattagattattattgtaatatataggttaactatatgtttaataacaTATGGTATCGTGTTTGTAatgtatattttaattataagtttttgtaaaataagttgtcgtttttttaaatttcaatatgtatttaaaattttatacgaatttgatgaacaaaaaacaaactttatatttataattaattaatataatttaatatataacaaaatcttataagtattaaatattatatttaaataataattagtaGGTAAAAATGAACTagaaaatgtataaatatataacaaaGGGACTAAAACCGACAACGTAAAGTTCATCTTCATTTTGGGAGAAATGAATAATATAACACTATATTTGGTGCAATGCTATTCATAACCTCCAAAATAGGGGAATAAATGGGGAGGATTGGAAAAGAACGGAAAAAATGGGGGAAAAATGGAGAATGAGAGTGGGTTGGAGATGCTCTTAGTATTTTTAGTTAGTTTGCCAATTATGCAGAAATTGGATGGGAAGGCTGTGATTGGATTGATGATTGAAGCAGTGGATGGTAAACTATTTTAATATGTGATTCCTTTTTTCCTATACATATTTGCTTAATTAACCTAAAGAAATTTGATGCAAACAGAACTCGACAACAGGTCCTCTGAAAATGAAAGACCTCTAAGTAAACGATTTTTTAAAATTCAGATATATGAGACAAATATTTCTGGTAAATGTGGAGTTTTCATATATGTGACGAAAAGATTTCTTATTATTGTTGTTGAAATTGTTTGATAactcaaataataaatataatagcTTTGTATAATTCGGATGTATACTAAAGTTGCTGATATTTAAAAGAAAACACAATATTTAGATTTTTGCAAAGTATATTCGTTTCCAACACAATATGTTGCTCCACGAGGTCTTAATGACTTACAAACaagttttatgtttttatttcttgCATTTTACTTCAAGCTTTGTAACTTTTTGGTTTGTACTAATCTTCTTCATAACAACAATTTCTTCACTGGCTTACTTCTAGCTGTTAAGATTTGGATTTGACAATTAGATTGAAGAAAATGAATGTTTTTTAATGGACTATTCTTGAATGATCGCAATTTCGTCAAATTTGTTATTTTCATTCCTTACCCATTTTTGTTTATGTAATTTGCAAtgacacaatttttttttaaatagttctTAGTTTTAATTAAATTACAATATTTTGTATTCTAGAAAATGTGCTTTCTATATATTAGTTTGCTTTTAATGCACTTTTGTTATTTTTGATCATTTATTTTTGTCAATAGAAATTTCATTTATTAATGTTAAGTATTTACCCACTCAAAACTTCACAGATGAGTTGCAGTTTTATTCTTAGGGGTTGTTTGATACCCATCTGACCCATACCGAGTCAGATAAATCAGCTTTCTTGGTCAGATTTTCGTGTTTGATACGAGCTGTCTCAGTCAGCTTGTCTAGCCCAAATGCATGACTCGCTCAGCTGTGAAGATGTTGCTGACTCGCCCAAAAGACCATCCTGCCCTCTAAAATTTTTCTCGTGACCTGAAAGAGACTGTGTCCAAAATCAGACGCCTCCTTTGTCACCTCCATCGAAGAGCTCATTCCCAATCGCTGTCTCCATCAACATCGAACAGCCCTCCCAGTCGGATCTTCGTCTTCTCCAGCAGCTTGCAAGATCGCCATCCCAATCACCAATCTATTCTTCCCCTTACGTCCATCACACAGGTACTTGCCCTCCTTTGTTCAAATCGAAGTTCGATTTTGACTTTATTTAGTCAAAACTCCATCTTCTTGGTCGATGATTGAGCCCCTTACTGTTGCTAATTGAATTAATGGGTCGGTCCCCTCTAAATATGCTTTAATTGAATTAATGTTAGGTTACAACCCTTTATCTTGAATCGTCCCTATATGTGCttcaaatattcaaataaaaaaacaattgtGTTTGGTATGTTATGTAATatgttaaactttcattaggaATCTTTCCTCTTTTCCCATACATAATCCGAATCCTTTTTGTTGTAATGTTATGAAAACTAAAATTGTGCACGAATAATCTATGAAATCTGAAATTGTGTATAATGTATGTAATAGATTATGAAATCAGAGTTTTTTTTCTTTGTATAAGCTATGCAATCTGATTTTTTTGGGTGTATAAGCTATGAAATTAGATTTTTTATATGATGTTTTGTTCTGATGTTATGAAATCTCAAATTGTATATATGTAAGCTATGaaatggtcatttttcatcaCTATAtataacagaagggtaaaatggtcatttttcatcacttagcacattcagtcagatgtacaatcaaacaacatgatttcttacTCAGTCAGGATTTCTTACCCAGACAGACATTTCCCAGTCAATACTTTTTCAGTTAGCAATTATCAAACGGGGCCTAACTCTACCCTACTTTCATGGCATTGCATATGTGAAACATAATATGCATTTGAACTAAACCTTTGTATTTATAAATGTTATTAAAATGATCTAAAATTTTGTAATCTTCACTGAATGTAGCTTAAAACAATATGGAACCTTAATTTTGTCACTTCATGTATGtcttttaaataaaatttaaatttctataTATAAGGAACCAATCCAATACAAAATACTTTTCGGTTATATACTAATTTTGACAAGGTGGTTTTTTGGAAATTTCAAATTTCTATATATCAGCAACACTGGAAATATGTCATATTGCTAAGTTTTGAAATTTTACTTTAAGAATGCTTAATATTTACACTTTGTTATTTAACTTTTTTTCAATCGACATGGTATGATACACTAGTATCATAACTAGTGTTATATAAATTAGAAATGATTTGGTGTGAAAAATAAGAAGAAAGTGATATATTTATagtgattttgaaaaaaaaaattaattaattttcatATTCTAGCCGTTGCCAACGACCACAAACGGCTACATTTCAAAAATTGGGTGCTACAAAAGTTTGACTTGCcgccaatgttttaaaaaccggttttttagttgaaccggaaTGATGACCGGTTTCCGATTCAACCGGTTCGACCGCTGAGTAAACCGGTTTTTataattttcatctttttttgTATTTTCGTACGCATACTTATataaacaaatcaagaatatgatgtccacaagttcaaacattaaaatacacATGAAAAGAAGTTGTAGATCATTCTAAGTACATTAAAATAtctcataaccataagttttatatCAATCCATGTGCATTAAAAAGCAAATAAAGTCCTAGATGAATATAAATGTATCAaaaaacttcataatatttatcatatgtttttattcaaaaaattttaataaatatgaaaaaaccACCAAAATTTATTATGCAAAAGGTTTCGATTTCATATGTTTTTATTCAATTTAGCGTGTTCAACTGGTTTAATTGaaccggttcaaccggatttTTGTAAAAACCGGCCGGTTTAATCCGGTTCAGAAATAGACATAAAACCGGTAATAGTTGAACCGTTCACTTCCCCGATTcccggttcgaccggccggttcaaaccggttgtTAAAACATTGTTTGCCGCAAGCATACCACATTTTTCTTGGGGGGTCGTGCGGACATTTTTCCTTGGGGGGTCCGTGCGTACTGTGTGGTACACTGCACACCGAGTGTTCTTATGGGAAAGAGCATTAGAAACTGAAACAATAAATACCAACTtagtttagaaaaaaaaaaaaacaatatgttAAAACTTTTCtacatacatgtatatatagcaGCAACAGAAAAACATATCACACCACAATGTCAATATAGAGAAACTGAAAATGGAAACTTGGCCTAATTAATTAAACATAACTAAGAAACTGAGCATCTTGCTATCCAAACAAGACTATCCACATATTTGAAAATTATTAAGCTATCAAGTGGGTCTCTCATCTCAATCTTGAAGATTTTAATCTTGGCTGCATTTGGATCATACAAAGCAAAACGACAACCTTCGTCAACTTGAAAAAAGAACTCCTCGTGTGATGTGAATCCATATGGAGTTATACGATCACTAAACTGGGAAAAGACATGATGTTTCACCCATGAGTCATCGTCATCATCCATCACCCACACATCACATTGACCATAACTAATGCGCGACATCAAACAAAGCTTTTCGGACAAAACTCCCAACACATTAAAGCGGTATCGATGGTCATGTAGTGGCAGCATAGACTCTGGAAGAGGTATCTCACCGTATGTCATTGCACTCAAAtcaaatgtcaatatggtctgCGGTCGTGGCCAAAGCTCCAAATCAGTAACACAAAGCCAATGAATATGGCCATTTAAACAAACCTCGTTCTGGTGGATGAAACCTTTGATGTGGGAAGGAACTTTTTGAGATATTAACTCCCATGAACCCTTTTTCATGCTATAAACCTCACATTGTTGTTGTGTTGGTTTTTGGTGAAAGCCTGCAAGATTGACAACTTTGTAATCATCGGTTTTGGGATCAAAACCGAACCCCAGATGGTAACATGAATTGTAGGAAAAAGGAGATGGGGGGAGAGTTAACGACACCGAGAGAGAAGGATTCCATATGCGAATGAAATAATTATAATCACGCTCTGTTGCGTAAGAAAAGCATATTAAGCCATTCACACACCCAATGACATCAATCAAAGGATCTTCATGTTGGGGATTAATTGGGAATTCAAGTTTGGTTAAATCAGTGAGTTCGAGACGGGGAGAACGAGTGGAGCGTGCCGTTAATGGACCCAGACGACCAGAATAAAAGTCAGGAAAAACTGCCTTTTGAAAGAACAAGAGAATCTCatccttcttgttgttgttatgGATTGAATGAAGGAGGTGATATTTTATAAAGGAGGATTCAGACAAGAGAGCATTCCAAGTTTTACACACGAGTCTCATTTGAGCAAGCTGTTTCGCTAACAAGCGGATGAATATATTTGATAAAACGTCGCCTGGGAGCTTCTCCATGTCAACTGGTGAAGCTACTTTCTTCATGTATTTCATCTTTATTCTCAGAAGCTGCAACGTAACACAACGAGTTACTGTTAGAGGAGGACCCATCCCAAGTCCCAACTAACCAGATATAAACCACGAAAACATCAACACATTGAAGAGAGGATATCAACGAAGACTGAGATAAGAGGAAAGGAGATTATCGAGACTTACAGACTGAGGAGTAGGAATTAATCAAGGAAACAGGAGCTGATGGAGTAGTGATACAGATCCCTCGTTTTCTGAAAAAAAAGTTTGAAGCTTGTGTCGACGATGATCAGTAGAGGCTGATCTACGATGGTATGTTGCAGCTTCTGCCGATGACGAGGAAGAGGAACAAAGCCGGCTATATATAAGTCTAGGGTTAATTAAAATAGGGTTTATATGGAGCTTTGTTTTAGAGAATTTATAAGCATTAAAAGTTAATtacttattaaaatattattgttTATCGGTATTGTTTAAGGACCTTGTAGGTTGTAACTCCTTTTCTTTTGTTGGGATTGTTAGACAACTTTATATAAACCTTTTTTAAAGTCGGTAATATTCGGAATGGGAAATTTGGATAGATCTTAGATAAAAGACTACAACCATTAATCCGTGTCAATCCAATCCAATCCAACTGCCtattattaaaatttaaacacAACTATCTATTATTAAACCCAAGTTTTATATTCATTAATTAGCAACCAAACTCAAAttcagcagtatgatcaaggtgGATTCTTTAATTCTTTGCTCTCTTCTAGTCTTCTATCTTCTATGCAATTTGCAAGACAAATAAATCAAACGGAAAAGTCTTCTAACTTGCTTTGTTTGTCCTCTCTAAATTGATAAATATAATGGATAAACTATTGATTCATGTTCAAATTTTCGCACTGCTAAACTCATATGACCATAGACTTACTCATGTGGCGAGACCAATTAAGTTTAACGAAGGTGTGTCACTTGACCCACCTAAATTTTTTTTAACAAGTTTTATAGAAATAAAAATTATTCACAATCTTAAATCTTTTAAGTGAACTACCTTAACGTTTttggaaaaaaatatataaatcaatATTTTCAAagcttatatattatattttaactagattatgacccgtgTAAAATGCAGATgaacatataaaaaaatacatatagagGTATAATGAG
This window encodes:
- the LOC111876375 gene encoding putative F-box protein At3g16210, which encodes MKYMKKVASPVDMEKLPGDVLSNIFIRLLAKQLAQMRLVCKTWNALLSESSFIKYHLLHSIHNNNKKDEILLFFQKAVFPDFYSGRLGPLTARSTRSPRLELTDLTKLEFPINPQHEDPLIDVIGCVNGLICFSYATERDYNYFIRIWNPSLSVSLTLPPSPFSYNSCYHLGFGFDPKTDDYKVVNLAGFHQKPTQQQCEVYSMKKGSWELISQKVPSHIKGFIHQNEVCLNGHIHWLCVTDLELWPRPQTILTFDLSAMTYGEIPLPESMLPLHDHRYRFNVLGVLSEKLCLMSRISYGQCDVWVMDDDDDSWVKHHVFSQFSDRITPYGFTSHEEFFFQVDEGCRFALYDPNAAKIKIFKIEMRDPLDSLIIFKYVDSLVWIARCSVS